From one Sardina pilchardus chromosome 6, fSarPil1.1, whole genome shotgun sequence genomic stretch:
- the LOC134083045 gene encoding zinc finger protein 687b-like isoform X2 codes for MGDMKTPDFDDLLAAFDIPDIDAKEAIQSVPEDSEGHHSSTGGGVGKIGGGGGSGLPLRPPSPPEPHATALSSQSGEPPGVSVIVKNRVRTDAFGEGECDSGRDCPGGAGAQGGAVGALPAPRLGLRMQGIGCGEPLIHNGFEECAAEASELPLSPTQTQSHSNGQLWSPASPKAAAEGASATSAGGFGRAKPLGAQGPNDTMPKARKPSATQPQEEDTHAGDVADRSAAIPASSDAPCSHVSTASVARVSTFFSSPAPPPLSSSATPPSPPSSSSLFEGPLLPSSTLGESNPSSPLPTGSQLRNDVPGPASQHAASEDEESEPDLGSPPLVIQESPDSLMCSPPKFPRRKRSSSSGMFSSPSPTPSPTTLPAPPAAAAAAAAATTVAAPPLADCGPRQRPASPKRAPVEERNPEHVIEERDSPESPEPEPPASSQGKRTTTLPTLTQRAPSTEQTSAPQPAAHGAAWNKAEEEEEEEDDEEEEEEEEEEEEMMTMTTREEQTMETEGSSKVERMEDGEEQMEVDEQDGSPVPTAVNADGSPSPSMMKVRIRTVKTPTGSITRTVTRVAPNGTAATGTAKDTSGTKSSLGGQKVIRPKRPGAPLPGQNQRSKGATVLPVSTLQDASTAMLLAASKAQNKMAAGGGPSKLSATAVSITKATTLPSVSSSPSASSVTASARSTAQKPVNGSVLTSTVATLSTGGAGNKPASIVNSGGAVISRSQSSLVEAFNKILNSKNLLPSYKPDLSTPPPAEWALPMPTAGYRCLECGDSFALERSLARHYDRRSLRIEVTCNHCAKRLAFFNKCSLLLHAREHKERGLVMQCSHLVMRPVSVEQMIGQQDTTPIGMLSTPVSSSPSAPGASSPGKEENVSPAGPQVLLPLPCKKAEPLQYTNNRCPECKSQFSGKAELVAHFQEVKASANTACTQCTPPMLLPNPCSWSAHQRIHRHRSPHVCPECGGVARQASFHTHLQEACLHFTRRIGYRCFSCQVVFGGLNSVKSHIQTSHCEVFHKCPSCPMAFKSAPSAQSHISSQHPTLTSVQAKMIYKCVMCETVFTQKALLYVHFDTHLANQKVHVFKCPDCPKLYAQRASMMEHMKTAHRGSAVKQEVAVAAVASPTPAAASASSSSSSPALVKGKALLKMESSDGEEWGREHEEEGEEDNGKAGGRANGGGPVTPSWSCTQCQTRYTDKESYITHMAEQHDKVLKKFPCDLCEGSFSSSSSLRRHIRLKHKDNRRLFLCQLCVDSKRSFSSRLSLERHIQTQHGPGAQLPGRPVDRPV; via the exons ATGGGGGATATGAAAACCCCAGATTTCGATGACTTGCTGGCAGCGTTCGATATCCCAGACATTGATGCCAAAGAAGCCATACAGTCTGTGCCCGAGGACTCGGAGGGCCATCACAGCAGCactggaggtggggtggggaagATAGGGGGTGGCGGCGGTAGTGGTCTACCTCTTCGACCCCCCAGCCCACCCGAGCCCCACGCCACTGCCCTGTCATCTCAAAGCGGTGAGCCACCAGGGGTTAGTGTCATTGTGAAGAACAGGGTACGAACGGATGCgtttggagagggagagtgcgACTCTGGTAGAGACTGCCCTGGTGGAGCTGGGGCTCAGGGAGGGGCAGTCGGCGCCCTCCCCGCTCCCCGTCTTGGCCTCAGAATGCAGGGAATCGGCTGCGGTGAGCCCCTGATCCATAACGGGTTCGAGGAGTGCGCAGCGGAGGCCAGCGAGCTCCCGCTGAGCCCCACTCAGACTCAGAGTCACTCCAACGGGCAGCTGTGGTCACCTGCCTCCCCAAAAGCAGCCGCCGAGGGCGCGTCCGCCACCAGCGCTGGCGGCTTTGGCAGAGCGAAGCCACTTGGGGCGCAGGGTCCCAACGACACCATGCCGAAGGCTCGGAAGCCCAGTGCGACTCAGCCTCAGGAAGAGGACACACACGCTGGCGATGTCGCAGACCGATCCGCCGCCATCCCGGCTTCCAGCGACGCCCCGTGCTCCCATGTGTCCACCGCATCTGTGGCGAGGGTGTCGACGTTCTTCTCCTCGCCAGCACCTCCGCCGCTCTCCAGCTCCGccacccccccttctcctccttcctcctcttccctcttcgaAGGTCcgcttctcccctcctccactctaGGAGAGAGCAACCCCTCGTCGCCCCTTCCCACTGGCTCTCAGCTGCGGAATGACGTCCCTGGGCCCGCTTCGCAGCACGCGGCGTCCGAGGACGAGGAGTCGGAGCCGGACCTCGGCAGTCCCCCCTTGGTGATCCAGGAGAGCCCCGACTCGCTCATGTGCTCCCCTCCCAAGTTCCCTCGCCGCAAgcgttcctcctcctctggcatGTTCAGCTCTCCCTCCCCGACGCCGTCGCCCACCACTCTCCCCGCACCCCCCGCCgcagctgccgccgccgccgccgccaccacagTCGCCGCGCCTCCGCTTGCGGACTGCGGCCCTCGCCAGCGGCCTGCCTCCCCCAAGCGCGCCCCCGTGGAGGAGCGCAACCCGGAGCACGTCATCGAGGAGCGCGACTCTCCGGAAAGCCCCGAGCCCGAGCCGCCGGCCTCGTCCCAGGGGAAGCGCACCACCACGCTCCCCACCCTCACCCAGAGAGCCCCCAGCACAGAACAGACATCTGCCCCGCAACCCGCAGCCCATGGGGCTGCCTGGAACAAGgccgaagaggaggaagaggaagaagatgacgaggaggaggaggaggaagaagaggaggaggaggagatgatgacgatgacgacgaGAGAGGAGCAGACCATGGAGACGGAAGGGAGCAGCAAAGTGGAGCGAatggaggatggggaggagcAGATGGAGGTGGACGAGCAGGACGGAAGCCCTGTCCCTACCGCGGTCAACGCCGAcggctccccctctccctccatgatGAAGGTCAGGATCAGAACGGTCAAGACCCCCACAGGGAGCATCACAAGGACTGTGACCAGGGTAGCCCCCAATGGGACGGCCGCCACTGgcaccgccaaggacaccagtGGCACCAAATCTTCTCTGGGAGGCCAGAAGGTGATCCGACCCAAAAGACCCGGCGCGCCACTTCCTGGTCAGAACCAGAGGTCAAAGGGCGCGACGGTCCTGCCTGTGTCGACCTTGCAGGACGCCAGCACCGCCATGCTCTTGGCAGCCAGCAAGGctcaaaacaaaatggctgccggCGGCGGCCCCTCTAAGCTGTCCGCCACGGCGGTGAGCATCACCAAAGCCACCACGCTTCCCTCGGTGTCCTCGTCCCCGTCCGCGTCGTCTGTGACCGCGAGCGCCAGATCCACCGCTCAGAAGCCGGTCAACGGCAGCGTCCTGACCTCCACGGTGGCCACGCTCTCCACCGGCGGCGCCGGCAACAAGCCGGCCTCCATCGTCAACAGCGGCGGCGCCGTCATCTCGCGCTCCCAGTCCAGCCTGGTGGAGGCCTTCAACAAGATCCTCAACAGCAAGAACCTGCTGCCCAGCTACAAGCCCGACCTGAGCACGCCGCCGCCGGCCGAGTGGGCACTGCCCATGCCCACCGCCGGCTACCGCTGCCTGGAGTGCGGCGACTCGTTCGCGCTGGAGCGCAGCCTGGCGCGCCACTACGACCGGCGCTCGCTGCGCATCGAGGTGACGTGCAACCACTGCGCCAAGCGGCTGGCCTTCTTCAACAAGtgcagcctgctgctgcacgccCGCGAGCACAAGGAGCGCGGCCTGGTCATGCAGTGCTCGCACCTCGTCATGCGGCCCGTCAGCGTGGAGCAGATGATTGGACAGCAGGACACCACACCCatag GTATGCTCTCCACCCctgtctcctcttccccctccgcCCCGGGGGCTTCTAGCCCAGGTAAGGAGGAGAATGTGAGCCCCGCTGGCCCCCAGGTGTTGCTTCCCCTGCCCTGCAAGAAGGCAGAGCCCCTGCAGTACACTAACAACAG GTGTCCAGAGTGCAAGAGCCAGTTCAGCGGGAAAGCAGAGCTGGTGGCCCACTTCCAGGAGGTCAAAGCTTCCGCTAACACT gcctgcaCCCAGTGCACCCCTCCGATGCTGCTGCCCAACCCCTGCAGCTGGTCAGCGCACCAGCGCATCCATCGCCACCGCTCGCCCCACGTGTGCCCCGAGTGTGGGGGCGTGGCACGCCAGGCCAGCTTCCACACGCACCTCCAGGAGGCCTGTCTGCATTTCACACGCCGCATCGGCTACAG atGTTTTAGTTGTCAGGTGGTGTTTGGTGGCCTGAACTCGGTCAAGTCCCACATCCAGACTTCCCACTGCGAGGTGTTCCACAAATGCCCCTCTTGCCCCATGGCCTTCAAATCTGCCCCCAGCGCACAGAGCCATATCTCCTCCCAACACCCAACGCTCACCAGTGTCCAGGCCAA GATGATCTacaagtgtgtgatgtgtgagacTGTTTTCACCCAGAAGGCCTTGCTCTACGTGCACTTTGACACTCACCTGGCCAATCAGAAGGTGCACGTGTTCAAGTGTCCTGACTGCCCCAAACTCTACGCTCAGAGGGCCTCCATGATGGAGCACATGAAG ACGGCGCACAGAGGCTCTGCGGTCAAGCAGGAAGTGGCCGTCGCCGCGGTGGCTTCTCCCACCCCTgccgccgcctccgcctcctcctcctcctcttcgccGGCGCTGGTGAAGGGGAAGGCTCTGCTGAAGATGGAGAGCTCGGACGGAGAGGAGTGGGGCCGAGAGcacgaggaggagggggaggaggacaaCGGCAAGGCAGGAGGAAGAGCGAACGGAGGCGGACCGGTCACTCCGAGCTGGAGTTGCACACAGTGCCAGACCCGCTACACTGACAAGGAGAGCTACATTACCCATATGGCCGAGCAGCATGACAAG GTCCTGAAGAAGTTCCCATGTGATCTGTGTGAgggctccttctcctcctcctccagcctcagGAGGCACATCCGCCtcaaacacaaagacaacagacgtctcttcctctgcca gttatGTGTGGACAGTAAGCGTTCCTTCAGCAGCCGTCTCAGCCtggagagacacatacagacccAGCATGGACCTGGAGCCCAGTTGCCAGGGAGACCAGTGGACCGACCGGTCTGA
- the LOC134083047 gene encoding 26S proteasome non-ATPase regulatory subunit 4-like, which produces MVLESTMVCVDNSEYMRNGDFLPTRLQAQQDAVNIVCHTKTRSNPENNVGLITLANNCEVLTTLTPDAGRILSKLHAVQPLGNINFSTGIRVAHLALKHRQGKNHKMRIIAFVGSPVEDTEKDLVKMAKRLKKEKVSVDIINFGEEEVNTEKLTAFINTLNGKEGTGSHLVTVPPGPSLADALLSSPILAGEGGTMMGLGTSDFEFGVDPSADPELALALRVSMEEQRARQEDEARRATVTSGEAGVPSPTAEESDSALLKVSVPVPDAVTPALPDFSRMTEDEQIAYALQMSMQGAGGEFGGAEAMDVDAGAAMDTTEGAKDEEDYDVMQDPEFLQSVLENLPGVDPNNEAIRNAMGSLASQTGPKPDNKKEEKKK; this is translated from the exons ATGGTGCTGGAAAGTACTATGGTCTG TGTGGACAACAGTGAGTATATGCGAAATGGAGACTTCCTACCCACCAGACTACAGGCCCAACAGGATGCTGTCAACATTGTGTGCCATACCAAGACCCGAAGCAATCCGGAGAACAATGTGGGCCTCATCACACTTGCTAA taaCTGTGAAGTGTTGACAACTCTGACCCCTGATGCGGGAAGGATTCTGTCCAAACTGCATGCCGTCCAGCCACTTGGCAACATCAATTTCTCTACTGGCATCAGAGTGGCCCAT CTGGCTCTGAAACACAGACAGGGTAAAAACCACAAGATGAGGATCATCGCCTTTGTGGGAAGCCCCGTGGAGGACACTGAGAAAGAC CTGGTGAAGATGGCCAAGCGtctgaaaaaggaaaaagtcAGTGTGGACATCATAAACTTTGGAGAAGAG GAGGTGAACACAGAGAAGCTGACTGCCTTTATAAACACACTGAACGGCAAAGAGGGCACCGGTTCTCACCTGGTGACTGTGCCCCCGGGCCCGAGCCTGGCAGACGCTCTGCTCTCCTCACCTATCCTGGCTGGTGAGGGTGGCACCATGATGGGACTGGGCACCAGCGACTTTGAGTTTGGGGTGGACCCAAGTGCTGACCCCGAGCTGGCCCTG GCTTTGAGGGTGTCTATGGAAGAGCAAAGAGCGCGTCAGGAGGATGAGGCACGCAGGGCAACAGTGACCTCAGGGGAGGCAGGGGTGCCCTCCCCTACTGCTGAAG AGTCGGACAGTGCCCTGTTGAAGGTGTCCGTGCCCGTCCCCGACGCGGTCACCCCTGCCTTGCCGGACTTCAGCCGGATGACCGAGGACGAGCAGATCGCCTACGCCCTGCAGATGTCCATgcagggggcaggaggag aGTTCGGTGGTGCCGAGGCTATGGATGTAGACGCAGGAGCTGCCATGGACACCACTGAAGGAGCTAAG GATGAAGAGGACTATGATGTGATGCAGGACCCAGAGTTCTTGCAGAGTGTCCTTGAGAATCTTCCGGGTGTTGACCCCAACAATGAGGCCATCCGCAATGCCATGGGCTCCTTGGCCTCCCAGACTGGACCCAAACCTGATAacaaaaaagaggagaagaaaaaatag
- the LOC134083045 gene encoding zinc finger protein 687a-like isoform X1: protein MGDMKTPDFDDLLAAFDIPDIDAKEAIQSVPEDSEGHHSSTGGGVGKIGGGGGSGLPLRPPSPPEPHATALSSQSGEPPGVSVIVKNRVRTDAFGEGECDSGRDCPGGAGAQGGAVGALPAPRLGLRMQGIGCGEPLIHNGFEECAAEASELPLSPTQTQSHSNGQLWSPASPKAAAEGASATSAGGFGRAKPLGAQGPNDTMPKARKPSATQPQEEDTHAGDVADRSAAIPASSDAPCSHVSTASVARVSTFFSSPAPPPLSSSATPPSPPSSSSLFEGPLLPSSTLGESNPSSPLPTGSQLRNDVPGPASQHAASEDEESEPDLGSPPLVIQESPDSLMCSPPKFPRRKRSSSSGMFSSPSPTPSPTTLPAPPAAAAAAAAATTVAAPPLADCGPRQRPASPKRAPVEERNPEHVIEERDSPESPEPEPPASSQGKRTTTLPTLTQRAPSTEQTSAPQPAAHGAAWNKAEEEEEEEDDEEEEEEEEEEEEMMTMTTREEQTMETEGSSKVERMEDGEEQMEVDEQDGSPVPTAVNADGSPSPSMMKVRIRTVKTPTGSITRTVTRVAPNGTAATGTAKDTSGTKSSLGGQKVIRPKRPGAPLPGQNQRSKGATVLPVSTLQDASTAMLLAASKAQNKMAAGGGPSKLSATAVSITKATTLPSVSSSPSASSVTASARSTAQKPVNGSVLTSTVATLSTGGAGNKPASIVNSGGAVISRSQSSLVEAFNKILNSKNLLPSYKPDLSTPPPAEWALPMPTAGYRCLECGDSFALERSLARHYDRRSLRIEVTCNHCAKRLAFFNKCSLLLHAREHKERGLVMQCSHLVMRPVSVEQMIGQQDTTPIGMLSTPVSSSPSAPGASSPGKEENVSPAGPQVLLPLPCKKAEPLQYTNNRCPECKSQFSGKAELVAHFQEVKASANTACTQCTPPMLLPNPCSWSAHQRIHRHRSPHVCPECGGVARQASFHTHLQEACLHFTRRIGYRCFSCQVVFGGLNSVKSHIQTSHCEVFHKCPSCPMAFKSAPSAQSHISSQHPTLTSVQAKMIYKCVMCETVFTQKALLYVHFDTHLANQKVHVFKCPDCPKLYAQRASMMEHMKTAHRGSAVKQEVAVAAVASPTPAAASASSSSSSPALVKGKALLKMESSDGEEWGREHEEEGEEDNGKAGGRANGGGPVTPSWSCTQCQTRYTDKESYITHMAEQHDKVLKKFPCDLCEGSFSSSSSLRRHIRLKHKDNRRLFLCQLCVDSKRSFSSRLSLERHIQTQHGPGAQLPGRPVDRPKRGSVFSEAADSSSELDATVSSLGGASAEEDSRPPGGAARGGGRGGRAVKQEETGFRCMPCGFATEDQAEFLAHIPSHRGGGSGSGDAALQCQQCGACFASGPSLSRHRFISHRVRDAQPDHHHHAAAAAAASADADGQADGGELGADALGSGGSPGSLSPSQQGDDEKGPCVCRVCGRRFGKASDLNTHFRTHGMAFITARKTDKPV from the exons ATGGGGGATATGAAAACCCCAGATTTCGATGACTTGCTGGCAGCGTTCGATATCCCAGACATTGATGCCAAAGAAGCCATACAGTCTGTGCCCGAGGACTCGGAGGGCCATCACAGCAGCactggaggtggggtggggaagATAGGGGGTGGCGGCGGTAGTGGTCTACCTCTTCGACCCCCCAGCCCACCCGAGCCCCACGCCACTGCCCTGTCATCTCAAAGCGGTGAGCCACCAGGGGTTAGTGTCATTGTGAAGAACAGGGTACGAACGGATGCgtttggagagggagagtgcgACTCTGGTAGAGACTGCCCTGGTGGAGCTGGGGCTCAGGGAGGGGCAGTCGGCGCCCTCCCCGCTCCCCGTCTTGGCCTCAGAATGCAGGGAATCGGCTGCGGTGAGCCCCTGATCCATAACGGGTTCGAGGAGTGCGCAGCGGAGGCCAGCGAGCTCCCGCTGAGCCCCACTCAGACTCAGAGTCACTCCAACGGGCAGCTGTGGTCACCTGCCTCCCCAAAAGCAGCCGCCGAGGGCGCGTCCGCCACCAGCGCTGGCGGCTTTGGCAGAGCGAAGCCACTTGGGGCGCAGGGTCCCAACGACACCATGCCGAAGGCTCGGAAGCCCAGTGCGACTCAGCCTCAGGAAGAGGACACACACGCTGGCGATGTCGCAGACCGATCCGCCGCCATCCCGGCTTCCAGCGACGCCCCGTGCTCCCATGTGTCCACCGCATCTGTGGCGAGGGTGTCGACGTTCTTCTCCTCGCCAGCACCTCCGCCGCTCTCCAGCTCCGccacccccccttctcctccttcctcctcttccctcttcgaAGGTCcgcttctcccctcctccactctaGGAGAGAGCAACCCCTCGTCGCCCCTTCCCACTGGCTCTCAGCTGCGGAATGACGTCCCTGGGCCCGCTTCGCAGCACGCGGCGTCCGAGGACGAGGAGTCGGAGCCGGACCTCGGCAGTCCCCCCTTGGTGATCCAGGAGAGCCCCGACTCGCTCATGTGCTCCCCTCCCAAGTTCCCTCGCCGCAAgcgttcctcctcctctggcatGTTCAGCTCTCCCTCCCCGACGCCGTCGCCCACCACTCTCCCCGCACCCCCCGCCgcagctgccgccgccgccgccgccaccacagTCGCCGCGCCTCCGCTTGCGGACTGCGGCCCTCGCCAGCGGCCTGCCTCCCCCAAGCGCGCCCCCGTGGAGGAGCGCAACCCGGAGCACGTCATCGAGGAGCGCGACTCTCCGGAAAGCCCCGAGCCCGAGCCGCCGGCCTCGTCCCAGGGGAAGCGCACCACCACGCTCCCCACCCTCACCCAGAGAGCCCCCAGCACAGAACAGACATCTGCCCCGCAACCCGCAGCCCATGGGGCTGCCTGGAACAAGgccgaagaggaggaagaggaagaagatgacgaggaggaggaggaggaagaagaggaggaggaggagatgatgacgatgacgacgaGAGAGGAGCAGACCATGGAGACGGAAGGGAGCAGCAAAGTGGAGCGAatggaggatggggaggagcAGATGGAGGTGGACGAGCAGGACGGAAGCCCTGTCCCTACCGCGGTCAACGCCGAcggctccccctctccctccatgatGAAGGTCAGGATCAGAACGGTCAAGACCCCCACAGGGAGCATCACAAGGACTGTGACCAGGGTAGCCCCCAATGGGACGGCCGCCACTGgcaccgccaaggacaccagtGGCACCAAATCTTCTCTGGGAGGCCAGAAGGTGATCCGACCCAAAAGACCCGGCGCGCCACTTCCTGGTCAGAACCAGAGGTCAAAGGGCGCGACGGTCCTGCCTGTGTCGACCTTGCAGGACGCCAGCACCGCCATGCTCTTGGCAGCCAGCAAGGctcaaaacaaaatggctgccggCGGCGGCCCCTCTAAGCTGTCCGCCACGGCGGTGAGCATCACCAAAGCCACCACGCTTCCCTCGGTGTCCTCGTCCCCGTCCGCGTCGTCTGTGACCGCGAGCGCCAGATCCACCGCTCAGAAGCCGGTCAACGGCAGCGTCCTGACCTCCACGGTGGCCACGCTCTCCACCGGCGGCGCCGGCAACAAGCCGGCCTCCATCGTCAACAGCGGCGGCGCCGTCATCTCGCGCTCCCAGTCCAGCCTGGTGGAGGCCTTCAACAAGATCCTCAACAGCAAGAACCTGCTGCCCAGCTACAAGCCCGACCTGAGCACGCCGCCGCCGGCCGAGTGGGCACTGCCCATGCCCACCGCCGGCTACCGCTGCCTGGAGTGCGGCGACTCGTTCGCGCTGGAGCGCAGCCTGGCGCGCCACTACGACCGGCGCTCGCTGCGCATCGAGGTGACGTGCAACCACTGCGCCAAGCGGCTGGCCTTCTTCAACAAGtgcagcctgctgctgcacgccCGCGAGCACAAGGAGCGCGGCCTGGTCATGCAGTGCTCGCACCTCGTCATGCGGCCCGTCAGCGTGGAGCAGATGATTGGACAGCAGGACACCACACCCatag GTATGCTCTCCACCCctgtctcctcttccccctccgcCCCGGGGGCTTCTAGCCCAGGTAAGGAGGAGAATGTGAGCCCCGCTGGCCCCCAGGTGTTGCTTCCCCTGCCCTGCAAGAAGGCAGAGCCCCTGCAGTACACTAACAACAG GTGTCCAGAGTGCAAGAGCCAGTTCAGCGGGAAAGCAGAGCTGGTGGCCCACTTCCAGGAGGTCAAAGCTTCCGCTAACACT gcctgcaCCCAGTGCACCCCTCCGATGCTGCTGCCCAACCCCTGCAGCTGGTCAGCGCACCAGCGCATCCATCGCCACCGCTCGCCCCACGTGTGCCCCGAGTGTGGGGGCGTGGCACGCCAGGCCAGCTTCCACACGCACCTCCAGGAGGCCTGTCTGCATTTCACACGCCGCATCGGCTACAG atGTTTTAGTTGTCAGGTGGTGTTTGGTGGCCTGAACTCGGTCAAGTCCCACATCCAGACTTCCCACTGCGAGGTGTTCCACAAATGCCCCTCTTGCCCCATGGCCTTCAAATCTGCCCCCAGCGCACAGAGCCATATCTCCTCCCAACACCCAACGCTCACCAGTGTCCAGGCCAA GATGATCTacaagtgtgtgatgtgtgagacTGTTTTCACCCAGAAGGCCTTGCTCTACGTGCACTTTGACACTCACCTGGCCAATCAGAAGGTGCACGTGTTCAAGTGTCCTGACTGCCCCAAACTCTACGCTCAGAGGGCCTCCATGATGGAGCACATGAAG ACGGCGCACAGAGGCTCTGCGGTCAAGCAGGAAGTGGCCGTCGCCGCGGTGGCTTCTCCCACCCCTgccgccgcctccgcctcctcctcctcctcttcgccGGCGCTGGTGAAGGGGAAGGCTCTGCTGAAGATGGAGAGCTCGGACGGAGAGGAGTGGGGCCGAGAGcacgaggaggagggggaggaggacaaCGGCAAGGCAGGAGGAAGAGCGAACGGAGGCGGACCGGTCACTCCGAGCTGGAGTTGCACACAGTGCCAGACCCGCTACACTGACAAGGAGAGCTACATTACCCATATGGCCGAGCAGCATGACAAG GTCCTGAAGAAGTTCCCATGTGATCTGTGTGAgggctccttctcctcctcctccagcctcagGAGGCACATCCGCCtcaaacacaaagacaacagacgtctcttcctctgcca gttatGTGTGGACAGTAAGCGTTCCTTCAGCAGCCGTCTCAGCCtggagagacacatacagacccAGCATGGACCTGGAGCCCAGTTGCCAGGGAGACCAGTGGACCGACCG AAACGCGGCTCTGTCTTCTCTGAAGCAGCGGACAGCTCCTCTGAACTGGACGCCACTGTGAGTTCCCTGGGCGGCGCGTCGGCGGAAGAGGACTCCCGACCTCCCGGAGGCGCGGCCCGCGGCGGCGGCAGAGGAGGACGAGCGGTCAAGCAGGAGGAGACGGGCTTCCGCTGCATGCCGTGCGGCTTCGCCACCGAGGACCAGGCGGAGTTCCTGGCCCACATCCCGAGTCaccgcggcggcggcagcgggagCGGCGACGCGGCCCTGCAGTGTCAGCAGTGCGGCGCCTGCTTCGCCTCGGGACCCTCCCTCAGCCGCCACCGCTTCATCAGCCACCGCGTGCGCGACGCGCAGcccgaccaccaccaccacgccgccgctgccgctgccgcttccGCCGACGCGGACGGCCAGGCCGACGGCGGGGAGCTCGGCGCGGACGCGCTGGGGTCCGGCGGCTCCCCGGGGTCGCTGTCGCCGTCGCAGCAGGGCGACGACGAGAAGGGGCCATGCGTGTGCAGGGTGTGCGGCCGGCGCTTCGGCAAGGCCTCCGACCTCAACACGCACTTCCGCACGCACGGCATGGCCTTCATCACCGCTCGCAAGACCGACAAACCCGTCTGA